In one window of Rhizobium oryzihabitans DNA:
- a CDS encoding transglycosylase domain-containing protein, translating to MQEEKDDKKGRKKRHILLRIDSFIDSGLWTAAARLVDFWEDVTIASRKLHVRGWKKLLVNLTGDALTFGTAGSVVVLALAMPAFEETKKDWRYRGDFAVTFLDRYGNTIGHRGIIHEDSVPIDQMPDHFIKAVLATEDRRFFDHFGIDFIGLARAMSENARAGGVVQGGSTLTQQLAKNLFLTNERSLERKIKEAFLALWLESNMSKKEILSLYLDRAYMGGGTFGAAAAAQFYFGKNLTDVTLAESAILAGLFKAPAKYAPHVNLPAARARANTVLSNLVQSGLMTEGQVIGARRNPATVIDRADVKAPDYFLDWAFDEVQRLAAEGKFKDHTVVVRTTIDTGLQQAAEQAMEMELREYGEGYRVKQGAMVMIENGGGVRAMVGGRDYGESQFNRATAALRQPGSSFKVYTYSAAMEKGMKPDTVISDAPVTWRGWSPQNYGRSYAGRVTLQVALAKSYNTVPVRLAKDVLGTQVIVDTAKAMGVTTPLRSDKTIPLGTSEVTVLDQATAYAVFPADGMQSRRHGIEQVLDYEGNVLYDFSHDEPPAKRVLSEDANAKMNQMLVTIPVMGTARRGALENGIVSGGKTGTSQAYRDAWYIGFTGNYTTAVWFGNDDFTPMNNMTGGALPAMTYKRLMDYAHQGMELRPIPGIQNPLPTGARPQPSAQVAGASANTPAMPALTRPRSLSAEATRVIRSIAKKMKEASPLTVTTQKVAEAAIRDGRDEAERR from the coding sequence GTGCAGGAAGAAAAAGACGATAAAAAAGGCCGTAAAAAACGGCATATCCTGCTGAGGATCGATAGCTTCATCGACTCCGGCCTGTGGACGGCTGCGGCAAGGCTGGTCGATTTCTGGGAAGACGTTACCATAGCCTCGCGCAAATTGCATGTGCGCGGCTGGAAGAAACTTCTCGTCAACCTGACGGGGGACGCGCTGACCTTCGGAACGGCGGGCTCCGTCGTGGTTCTGGCGCTGGCCATGCCCGCCTTCGAGGAAACCAAGAAGGACTGGCGTTATCGCGGCGATTTCGCCGTCACCTTCCTGGATCGCTACGGCAACACCATCGGTCATCGCGGCATCATCCATGAGGATTCCGTGCCGATCGACCAGATGCCTGACCATTTCATCAAGGCGGTTCTGGCGACCGAAGACCGGCGTTTCTTCGACCATTTCGGCATTGATTTCATCGGCCTTGCCCGCGCCATGAGCGAGAACGCCCGCGCCGGCGGCGTCGTGCAGGGTGGCTCGACGCTGACGCAGCAGCTTGCCAAGAACCTGTTCCTCACCAATGAGCGCTCGCTGGAGCGCAAGATCAAGGAAGCCTTCCTCGCGCTCTGGCTTGAGAGCAACATGTCGAAGAAGGAAATCCTCAGCCTTTATCTCGACCGCGCCTATATGGGCGGCGGCACCTTCGGGGCGGCGGCGGCGGCGCAGTTTTATTTCGGCAAGAACCTGACCGATGTGACGCTTGCCGAATCCGCCATTCTGGCCGGCCTGTTCAAGGCGCCGGCCAAATATGCGCCACACGTCAACCTGCCCGCCGCGCGTGCGCGTGCCAACACCGTACTTTCCAACCTGGTGCAGAGCGGACTGATGACCGAGGGCCAGGTGATCGGCGCAAGGCGCAACCCGGCCACCGTCATCGACCGCGCCGACGTGAAAGCGCCGGATTATTTCCTCGACTGGGCTTTCGACGAGGTGCAGCGGCTGGCCGCCGAAGGCAAGTTCAAGGACCACACCGTGGTCGTGCGCACCACCATCGACACCGGCCTGCAACAGGCCGCCGAGCAGGCGATGGAAATGGAGCTGCGTGAGTATGGCGAGGGCTACCGCGTCAAGCAGGGCGCGATGGTGATGATCGAAAATGGCGGCGGCGTGCGCGCCATGGTCGGCGGGCGCGATTACGGCGAAAGCCAGTTCAACCGCGCAACCGCAGCACTTCGCCAGCCGGGCTCCTCGTTCAAGGTCTATACCTACTCGGCTGCCATGGAAAAGGGCATGAAGCCCGATACCGTGATTTCCGATGCGCCCGTGACCTGGCGCGGCTGGTCGCCACAGAATTACGGCCGCTCCTATGCCGGCAGGGTGACACTGCAGGTGGCGCTTGCCAAATCCTATAATACCGTGCCGGTGCGGCTCGCCAAGGACGTGCTCGGCACGCAGGTGATCGTCGACACGGCGAAGGCGATGGGGGTCACCACGCCGCTGCGCAGCGACAAGACCATCCCGCTCGGCACATCGGAAGTGACGGTGCTCGATCAGGCGACTGCCTATGCCGTGTTCCCGGCCGACGGCATGCAATCACGCCGCCACGGCATCGAGCAGGTGCTGGATTACGAGGGTAACGTTCTCTACGACTTCAGCCATGACGAGCCGCCCGCCAAGCGGGTGCTTTCCGAAGACGCCAATGCGAAGATGAACCAGATGCTGGTGACCATTCCCGTCATGGGCACGGCCCGGCGCGGCGCGCTGGAAAACGGCATCGTTTCCGGCGGCAAGACCGGCACCTCTCAGGCTTACCGCGATGCCTGGTACATTGGTTTCACCGGTAATTACACGACTGCGGTCTGGTTCGGGAACGACGATTTCACGCCGATGAACAACATGACCGGCGGCGCGCTGCCGGCGATGACCTACAAGCGGCTGATGGATTATGCCCATCAGGGCATGGAGCTGCGCCCCATTCCCGGCATCCAGAACCCGCTGCCAACAGGCGCGCGGCCGCAGCCTTCGGCGCAGGTGGCCGGCGCATCCGCCAACACGCCCGCCATGCCGGCGCTCACCCGCCCGCGCTCACTGTCAGCCGAAGCCACCCGCGTCATCCGCTCCATCGCCAAGAAGATGAAAGAAGCATCACCCTTGACCGTGACGACGCAGAAAGTAGCCGAAGCCGCCATTCGCGACGGCAGGGATGAGGCGGAAAGGCGCTGA
- a CDS encoding VOC family protein encodes MVKVKALFETHLTVSNLERSVDFYRNVVGLELAQRFPERNVAFFWTGERGHSMLGLWSIHSAPINMKLHIAFSVEFDQLLAAPDYLRRNGVVPLGFDGEKEIDEPVVFPWMPAASVYFRDPDGHSLEYIAFLGGEAKPQIPRVLSWSEWQTI; translated from the coding sequence ATGGTGAAAGTAAAAGCATTGTTCGAGACGCATTTGACCGTTTCGAATCTGGAACGATCGGTTGATTTTTATCGCAATGTCGTCGGCCTGGAGTTGGCGCAAAGGTTCCCGGAAAGGAATGTAGCGTTCTTCTGGACCGGCGAACGTGGGCATTCGATGCTCGGCCTGTGGTCCATCCATTCCGCACCCATTAACATGAAACTCCACATCGCCTTCAGCGTCGAGTTTGATCAGCTTCTCGCCGCACCGGACTATCTACGCCGAAACGGCGTAGTACCTCTCGGCTTTGACGGTGAAAAGGAGATAGACGAGCCCGTCGTCTTTCCATGGATGCCGGCAGCCAGCGTCTATTTCAGGGATCCCGATGGCCACTCGCTGGAATATATCGCGTTTCTTGGCGGCGAAGCAAAACCGCAGATTCCGCGCGTGTTAAGTTGGAGTGAATGGCAGACTATTTGA
- a CDS encoding LysR family transcriptional regulator ArgP, whose product MLDYPSMRAVALVAQTGSFEKAAQVLCVTPSAVSQRIKQLEERLGVVLIVRGNPCVATEKGEWLCRHMDHVGMLESELFRQLPALAEAGEVPERVTLNIATNADSLGTWFLDAVSKFTGHSDYLANIAVDDQDHTVEWLRGGRVLAAVTAHDKPVQGCRVTPLGVLRYHATASPDFMARHFADGVSPATLSHAPGLTFNQKDRLQASWIKKALGEDVSYPTHWLPSTDGFVKASLAGMGWGLNPVQLVGEHLTAGRLVELMPGTPLDIPLYWQVNRLAADRLGALTSHVVETARAALLS is encoded by the coding sequence ATGCTTGACTATCCCTCCATGCGGGCCGTGGCGCTCGTCGCGCAGACCGGCAGTTTCGAAAAGGCGGCGCAGGTGCTGTGCGTTACGCCGTCGGCCGTCTCCCAGCGCATCAAGCAGCTGGAGGAGCGGTTGGGCGTTGTGCTGATCGTGCGCGGCAACCCTTGTGTGGCGACTGAAAAGGGTGAGTGGCTCTGCCGGCACATGGACCATGTCGGCATGCTGGAAAGCGAATTGTTCCGGCAGCTTCCAGCGCTCGCGGAAGCGGGGGAGGTGCCGGAGCGCGTCACGCTCAACATCGCCACCAATGCCGACAGCCTCGGCACATGGTTTCTGGACGCCGTTTCGAAATTCACCGGTCATTCCGATTATCTCGCCAACATCGCGGTGGACGATCAGGACCATACGGTGGAATGGCTGCGCGGGGGCAGGGTGCTCGCCGCTGTCACCGCCCATGACAAGCCCGTACAGGGTTGCCGCGTGACGCCGCTCGGTGTGCTCAGATATCACGCCACCGCCAGCCCGGACTTCATGGCGCGCCATTTTGCCGATGGCGTCTCGCCCGCCACGCTTTCGCACGCCCCGGGGCTGACCTTCAACCAGAAGGACAGGCTGCAGGCCAGCTGGATCAAAAAGGCGCTGGGTGAGGATGTCTCCTATCCCACCCACTGGCTGCCCTCGACCGATGGTTTCGTGAAGGCAAGCCTTGCCGGCATGGGCTGGGGCCTCAACCCGGTGCAGCTGGTGGGGGAACACCTTACGGCTGGCCGGCTTGTGGAACTCATGCCCGGCACGCCGCTCGATATCCCACTCTACTGGCAGGTCAACCGGCTTGCCGCCGATCGTCTCGGCGCGCTGACGTCGCATGTGGTGGAAACGGCGAGGGCGGCGCTCCTTTCTTGA
- a CDS encoding LysE/ArgO family amino acid transporter — protein sequence MDIQIFFTGLTMGLSLIVAIGAQNAFVLKQGLARSHVFAVCATCAISDALLITVGVFGFQRISAVMPALDPIMRYAGAAFLIWYGARSLLSALRSSEALSVAERQEASLWQTLAICLALTFLNPHVYLDTVVLLGTISTQFPGFEKTFAAGAATGSLLFFFSLGYGARWLRPIFERPSAWRILEGVIAFTMWAIAFKLVMGPESGNPGSEHFHKD from the coding sequence ATGGACATACAAATCTTCTTCACCGGCCTGACGATGGGTCTCAGCCTCATCGTCGCCATTGGCGCGCAGAACGCTTTTGTCCTGAAGCAGGGGCTGGCGCGCTCGCATGTCTTTGCCGTCTGCGCCACCTGCGCCATTTCCGATGCGCTGCTGATTACCGTCGGTGTCTTCGGCTTTCAGCGGATAAGCGCCGTCATGCCGGCGCTCGATCCCATCATGCGGTATGCAGGTGCCGCCTTCCTCATCTGGTATGGCGCCAGAAGCCTGCTTTCGGCGCTGCGTTCATCGGAGGCGCTTTCAGTCGCGGAAAGGCAGGAGGCCAGCCTGTGGCAGACGCTTGCCATTTGTCTCGCGCTGACCTTTCTCAACCCGCATGTCTATCTCGACACCGTCGTGCTGCTCGGCACCATCTCCACGCAGTTTCCCGGCTTTGAGAAGACATTTGCCGCGGGTGCGGCCACCGGCTCGCTGCTATTCTTCTTTTCGCTCGGTTACGGCGCGCGCTGGCTGCGGCCGATTTTCGAAAGACCCTCCGCCTGGCGCATCCTCGAAGGCGTCATCGCCTTCACCATGTGGGCGATTGCCTTCAAGCTGGTCATGGGGCCTGAAAGCGGCAATCCCGGTTCCGAGCATTTTCACAAAGACTAA
- a CDS encoding DUF1254 domain-containing protein has protein sequence MLRVLLAIVTGLVAAAVLHVIILLAIPHFSNRDAYTRAVAEGKPHLFHLLEETTEKKTLGSGDPFMRVAVCTFNIDEKPIRLTALGAVPFWSVAVYDKASNEVFSMNDRTSAAGVMDILVADSVQIAAIRKAQPPALSQAILAESDQSEGYVVLRTMVPQPSFGEEAERFLNEAKCQPTPWK, from the coding sequence ATGCTTAGGGTCCTTCTCGCCATCGTCACCGGCCTTGTCGCCGCCGCCGTGCTGCATGTCATCATTCTTCTGGCGATACCGCATTTCAGCAATCGCGACGCCTATACCCGGGCGGTGGCGGAAGGAAAGCCGCATCTGTTTCATCTTCTCGAAGAGACGACGGAGAAAAAGACGCTTGGCAGCGGCGATCCCTTCATGCGGGTCGCGGTCTGCACCTTCAATATCGACGAAAAGCCGATCCGGCTGACTGCACTCGGCGCCGTGCCCTTCTGGTCCGTCGCGGTTTACGACAAGGCGTCGAACGAGGTCTTCAGCATGAACGACCGCACCTCCGCTGCCGGGGTGATGGATATTCTGGTGGCGGATTCGGTGCAGATCGCGGCGATCCGCAAGGCGCAGCCGCCAGCGCTCTCACAGGCCATTCTGGCGGAATCGGATCAGTCGGAAGGGTATGTGGTGTTGCGGACAATGGTGCCGCAGCCAAGTTTCGGGGAAGAAGCGGAACGGTTCTTGAACGAGGCGAAATGCCAGCCGACGCCGTGGAAATAA
- a CDS encoding DUF2336 domain-containing protein: MATVTNFENVSHPSKTDLRQFAELFMPLFIASTEEAKREAIAALSQHPSVPSAVAFFIACQPISLAAPFLISSKCLDDETLITIARTQGAAHARAIVRRDDLSPTVIDALVGLRHAEDLKRPDEETSAVAPSPVVSAEEPKFEETKVEEEAAGIAAASALEEEMRQRIKQMAHHLNRPESDVLGLRRLSDVQEALLVRFARERNARQFAVALADSLSSSYWLSERIMLDISGAQLATTLIGLGMEFSEAAFILQCFYPHLAAAEGDMSRAEALLDRLDTVECEERVESWRRADSYTHGRERQSRSAPATQRTGTLG; this comes from the coding sequence ATGGCCACGGTGACGAATTTCGAGAATGTTTCCCATCCGTCAAAAACGGACCTTCGGCAGTTCGCCGAACTTTTCATGCCGCTTTTTATTGCCTCCACCGAAGAAGCCAAGCGGGAGGCGATTGCAGCGCTGTCCCAGCATCCGAGCGTGCCTTCGGCGGTCGCCTTCTTCATCGCCTGCCAGCCGATTTCCCTTGCCGCCCCTTTCCTCATTTCGTCGAAGTGCCTCGATGACGAAACCCTGATCACCATTGCCCGCACGCAGGGTGCCGCCCATGCGCGCGCCATCGTGCGCCGGGACGATCTTTCCCCCACCGTCATCGACGCGCTTGTCGGTCTGCGCCACGCCGAGGATTTGAAGCGGCCGGACGAGGAGACGAGTGCCGTCGCGCCGTCGCCGGTGGTCAGCGCCGAAGAGCCTAAGTTCGAAGAAACGAAGGTGGAAGAAGAAGCGGCAGGCATTGCGGCCGCATCCGCACTCGAGGAGGAAATGCGCCAGCGGATCAAGCAGATGGCGCATCATCTCAACCGTCCGGAAAGCGACGTTCTTGGCCTGCGCCGTCTGAGCGACGTGCAGGAGGCCCTGCTGGTGCGGTTTGCCCGTGAGCGCAATGCCCGGCAGTTCGCGGTGGCGCTGGCGGATTCGCTGTCGTCCAGCTACTGGCTGTCGGAGCGCATCATGCTCGATATATCAGGCGCGCAGCTCGCCACCACGCTCATCGGGCTCGGCATGGAGTTTTCCGAAGCCGCTTTCATCCTGCAATGCTTCTATCCGCACCTCGCCGCCGCCGAAGGCGATATGAGCCGCGCCGAAGCCCTGCTCGACCGTCTCGATACAGTGGAATGCGAAGAGCGCGTGGAAAGCTGGCGGCGCGCCGACAGCTACACCCACGGCCGCGAGCGGCAGAGCCGCAGCGCGCCGGCTACTCAAAGAACCGGAACGCTGGGTTAA
- a CDS encoding peptidoglycan-binding domain-containing protein, with amino-acid sequence MAPRKRKSPKKTTAQIGAGIVSLVVSAIGREILRHPKLVGGSGAFAVVFGFVAANALWYQPGVHPSPFLRTRDAENPNGIAGYRPAEPLGTHGNVTTFRIERPAETEATQQPAAETAALPPAESQKPQQIIADIQGELKKRGLYEGDADGRMGPKTAAAIMFFEETLGMEQTGEPTTRVLAALRIDGATVAAIPKDRPSDTNTGGGVEIDPVAAAIRKAEKPQVKAEPASLNSAAAGAKPVNSALIAKIQQGLINIAYADVKVDGVAGQQTRNAIRAFEKHYRLPETGEPSEAVLKKLKSIGAI; translated from the coding sequence ATGGCCCCGCGAAAGCGAAAATCGCCTAAGAAAACAACGGCCCAGATCGGCGCCGGGATTGTTTCCTTGGTGGTTTCGGCCATCGGGCGCGAAATCCTGCGCCATCCGAAGCTGGTGGGCGGCTCAGGCGCCTTCGCCGTCGTCTTCGGTTTTGTCGCCGCCAATGCGCTCTGGTACCAGCCGGGCGTCCACCCGTCTCCTTTCCTGCGCACGCGGGATGCGGAAAACCCGAACGGTATTGCCGGTTATCGCCCGGCAGAGCCGCTCGGCACCCACGGCAACGTCACCACCTTTCGCATAGAGCGGCCGGCTGAGACGGAAGCGACGCAGCAACCGGCCGCCGAGACTGCGGCGCTGCCGCCAGCCGAAAGCCAGAAGCCGCAGCAGATCATTGCCGATATTCAGGGCGAACTGAAAAAACGCGGACTTTACGAAGGCGACGCGGATGGTCGCATGGGGCCGAAGACCGCCGCCGCCATCATGTTCTTCGAGGAAACGCTCGGCATGGAACAGACCGGCGAGCCGACGACACGCGTGCTGGCAGCCCTCAGGATCGACGGCGCGACCGTTGCGGCAATTCCAAAGGACCGGCCGTCCGACACCAACACTGGCGGCGGAGTGGAAATCGACCCGGTCGCCGCCGCCATCCGTAAGGCGGAAAAGCCGCAGGTAAAGGCCGAACCAGCCTCCCTCAACAGCGCGGCTGCCGGCGCCAAACCCGTAAACAGCGCACTGATCGCCAAGATCCAGCAGGGCCTGATCAATATCGCCTATGCCGACGTGAAGGTGGACGGTGTGGCCGGCCAGCAGACCCGCAACGCCATTCGCGCCTTTGAAAAACACTATCGCCTACCGGAAACCGGCGAGCCGAGCGAGGCCGTGTTGAAGAAGCTGAAGTCGATCGGGGCGATTTAG
- a CDS encoding sensor histidine kinase — MREKAVALVDHAAGRWLARMEEDAERRAGTVARLRRLIAFGAVGLLVVPAVFSLVFSPAIALPIGAALVLALFLSAAALSIAFSRPVRGVASFSAPVAGDDLVAASQMPGLVLTINENGLVERVSGRDLDTFPVDLQACKGHVFAEYVYVSDRLELMQAFDLLRQGEDKASAELRFETGAKARQTQFMHVRIEMTAIRSAAGRLRRVVAQLSDVTEMELLRRDVARKAAEAESANDAKSRFLAAVSHELRTPLNAVLGFSDILAGEYFGRLENDRQREYVGLIRQSGAHLLSVVNTMLDMSKLEAGRYELMMESFPIAETISSCEAMLGLQAKEKGLTLTSRIQRGIGEIAADQRAIRQVLINLAGNAIKFTDAGGVVSIDAAREGKMLKLTVSDTGIGIASDKIDLLGQPFMQVQNEYTRRYEGTGLGLSLVKGLVALHGGTFAIASKPGEGTVVTIMLPADGSGMAGGENAETESMVEFPPRIRQLGEMAAIMKKDGDDGPAKAKIA; from the coding sequence ATGAGAGAAAAAGCGGTCGCACTGGTCGACCATGCCGCAGGCAGATGGCTTGCGCGTATGGAAGAGGACGCCGAAAGGCGCGCCGGAACCGTTGCGCGCCTGCGCCGGCTGATTGCCTTCGGTGCTGTCGGCCTTCTGGTTGTGCCCGCCGTCTTCAGCCTTGTCTTCAGCCCCGCCATTGCGCTGCCCATCGGGGCTGCGCTGGTGCTGGCGCTGTTTCTGTCCGCCGCCGCCCTGTCGATCGCCTTTTCCCGCCCCGTGCGCGGCGTGGCGTCCTTTTCCGCCCCTGTCGCTGGCGACGATCTTGTTGCGGCATCGCAAATGCCGGGCCTTGTGCTCACCATCAATGAAAACGGCCTCGTCGAACGCGTCTCCGGCCGCGACCTCGACACGTTTCCGGTCGATCTTCAGGCCTGCAAGGGCCATGTCTTTGCCGAATATGTCTATGTCTCGGACCGTCTCGAACTGATGCAGGCCTTCGATCTTCTGCGCCAGGGCGAGGACAAGGCAAGCGCGGAACTCAGGTTCGAAACCGGTGCCAAGGCGCGCCAGACACAGTTCATGCATGTGCGCATCGAGATGACGGCGATCCGCAGCGCTGCCGGCCGCCTGCGTCGTGTGGTCGCCCAGCTTTCCGATGTCACCGAGATGGAGCTTCTGCGCCGCGATGTCGCCCGCAAGGCGGCGGAGGCGGAATCGGCCAACGATGCCAAGTCGCGCTTCCTCGCCGCCGTCAGCCACGAGCTGCGCACGCCGCTCAATGCCGTCCTCGGCTTTTCCGACATTCTGGCCGGCGAATATTTCGGCAGACTGGAAAACGACCGCCAGCGGGAATATGTCGGCTTGATCCGCCAGTCCGGCGCGCATCTCCTGTCGGTGGTCAACACCATGCTGGACATGAGCAAGCTGGAAGCCGGCCGTTACGAGCTGATGATGGAAAGCTTCCCGATTGCCGAGACCATATCGTCCTGCGAGGCCATGCTCGGCCTACAGGCGAAGGAAAAAGGCCTGACTTTGACCAGCCGCATCCAGCGCGGCATCGGCGAAATCGCAGCCGACCAGCGCGCCATCCGCCAGGTTCTCATCAATCTGGCCGGCAACGCCATAAAATTCACCGATGCGGGTGGTGTAGTATCGATCGATGCGGCGCGTGAAGGCAAGATGCTGAAGCTGACCGTCAGCGATACCGGCATCGGCATCGCGTCCGACAAGATTGACCTTCTGGGCCAGCCTTTCATGCAGGTTCAGAACGAATATACCCGTCGCTATGAGGGCACGGGTCTGGGACTGTCCCTGGTCAAGGGCCTTGTGGCACTGCATGGCGGCACTTTCGCCATTGCCAGCAAGCCGGGCGAGGGGACAGTCGTAACGATCATGTTGCCTGCCGACGGTTCCGGCATGGCAGGGGGCGAAAACGCTGAAACCGAAAGCATGGTGGAATTTCCGCCGCGCATCAGGCAACTCGGCGAAATGGCCGCGATTATGAAGAAGGATGGTGACGATGGCCCCGCGAAAGCGAAAATCGCCTAA
- a CDS encoding DUF5330 domain-containing protein — protein MWFLIKGTFWFSLVLVALSYFGSSNDPAKEPSAFDIPSAVSAAGEAYRYVSAICIEKPDVCVKGAETFHALGERAKEGAKVAYELLDAQLAGGEKTAPAAELVSESEKLAAVPAISVEFPGNADTLKTGTIIPLPQKRPAP, from the coding sequence ATGTGGTTTCTGATCAAAGGAACATTCTGGTTTTCGCTGGTTCTCGTGGCGCTGTCCTATTTCGGCAGCAGCAACGATCCCGCCAAGGAACCTTCGGCATTCGATATTCCCAGCGCCGTTTCGGCAGCCGGTGAGGCCTATCGTTATGTCAGCGCCATCTGCATCGAAAAACCCGATGTCTGCGTCAAGGGCGCCGAAACTTTCCACGCGCTCGGTGAACGGGCAAAGGAAGGCGCCAAGGTCGCTTATGAATTGCTCGACGCGCAGCTTGCCGGCGGTGAAAAGACCGCCCCCGCAGCCGAACTTGTGAGCGAGAGCGAAAAACTGGCCGCAGTGCCCGCCATCAGCGTCGAATTCCCCGGGAATGCCGACACGCTGAAGACCGGCACCATCATTCCCCTGCCGCAGAAGCGCCCCGCACCCTGA
- a CDS encoding SufE family protein — MASLDTILDDFAFLDDWEDRYRYVIELGKALPDLPEDKRTAENKVQGCASQVWLVSHSDGAEDPLMTFEGDSDAHIVRGLVAIVLAVYSGKKASEIAGLDAIEVFDKIGLVEHLSSQRANGLRSMVKRIREEARLLAA; from the coding sequence ATGGCCTCTCTTGATACGATCCTTGACGATTTCGCCTTCCTTGACGACTGGGAGGATCGCTATCGTTATGTCATCGAACTCGGCAAGGCGCTGCCCGATCTGCCGGAAGACAAGCGCACTGCCGAAAACAAGGTGCAGGGCTGCGCAAGCCAGGTCTGGCTCGTCAGCCATAGCGATGGCGCGGAAGACCCTCTGATGACCTTCGAAGGCGATTCCGACGCGCATATCGTGCGCGGCCTCGTCGCCATCGTTCTTGCCGTCTATTCCGGCAAGAAGGCTTCCGAAATCGCCGGCCTCGACGCCATCGAGGTGTTCGACAAGATCGGGCTGGTGGAGCATCTTTCCTCGCAGCGGGCAAACGGCCTGCGCTCCATGGTCAAGCGCATCCGCGAGGAAGCGCGGCTTCTGGCCGCCTGA
- a CDS encoding DUF6456 domain-containing protein produces MSEAKDTSDARPDPVLLRLLRFVAAGAADISDDGGDMVLRRPGAGKSGAGREASRFPVVTVQSAISSGLIMRLENTLSAAPALAAYLKRAIVKDRDEIFQEQHREVQNVVVDVGEGRQPARRNLNTSPLTSLSRLKERDGTAFFTIDALQAGERLAADFHRAHLNPRVTATWEPRIATRTKGEAGGAFDLTEAAMAARARFSRAADAMGPELSGVAIDVCCFEKGLETVERERQWPARSAKLLLRAALLSLARHYAPQAQGSKRTSYHWGDDDYRPQMARTMAAR; encoded by the coding sequence ATGAGTGAGGCGAAAGACACCTCCGATGCTCGCCCCGATCCTGTCCTCCTGCGACTACTGCGTTTTGTCGCGGCGGGCGCCGCCGACATTTCGGACGATGGTGGCGATATGGTCTTGCGGCGGCCCGGCGCAGGAAAAAGCGGGGCAGGGCGCGAGGCATCGCGGTTCCCGGTCGTGACGGTGCAGTCCGCCATCTCTTCGGGGCTGATCATGCGGCTGGAAAACACGCTTTCCGCTGCACCGGCGCTCGCCGCCTATCTGAAGCGCGCCATCGTGAAAGACCGCGACGAGATTTTTCAGGAACAGCACCGGGAGGTGCAAAATGTGGTGGTGGATGTCGGCGAGGGCAGGCAGCCGGCCCGGCGCAACCTCAACACCTCGCCTCTGACCAGCCTTTCACGCCTGAAGGAGCGGGACGGCACGGCGTTTTTTACCATCGATGCCCTGCAGGCGGGCGAGCGTCTCGCCGCCGATTTTCACCGCGCCCATCTCAATCCCAGGGTAACGGCGACATGGGAGCCGAGAATTGCCACCCGCACCAAAGGGGAGGCAGGTGGCGCGTTCGATCTCACCGAGGCGGCGATGGCTGCACGGGCGCGGTTTTCCCGTGCGGCAGATGCTATGGGGCCTGAACTCTCAGGTGTCGCCATCGATGTCTGCTGTTTCGAAAAGGGGCTGGAGACGGTGGAGCGGGAGCGGCAATGGCCGGCGCGCTCGGCAAAACTGCTGCTGCGCGCTGCGCTGCTCTCGCTTGCCCGGCACTATGCGCCGCAGGCGCAGGGCTCCAAAAGGACAAGCTACCATTGGGGCGACGACGATTATCGCCCACAAATGGCAAGAACGATGGCGGCGAGGTGA
- a CDS encoding helix-turn-helix domain-containing protein, translating to MYELIPIRKGVAYAVGYIVFASPARPCLEVADRRLRSWSPAAGRDEISRICRLVRQLTGEMVKLTGDRLAARRDRRRSECHIRQIAMYVCHVQLGIPMSDIGPCFGRDRTTVGHACQVVEDRRDEPAFDEFVATLERLAGSICNVMRGVRDE from the coding sequence GTGTATGAATTAATTCCTATTCGTAAAGGAGTTGCATATGCCGTCGGATATATCGTCTTTGCCTCCCCCGCGCGGCCCTGCCTGGAGGTCGCCGATCGTCGTCTTCGCAGCTGGTCGCCTGCTGCCGGGCGCGATGAGATTTCGCGCATCTGCCGGCTGGTTCGTCAGCTGACGGGCGAAATGGTGAAATTGACCGGCGACCGGCTGGCGGCGCGTCGCGACCGGCGGCGCAGCGAATGCCATATCCGCCAGATCGCCATGTATGTGTGCCACGTGCAGCTCGGCATTCCCATGTCGGATATCGGCCCCTGTTTCGGCAGGGACCGAACGACGGTCGGCCATGCCTGCCAAGTGGTGGAGGACCGCCGCGACGAACCGGCCTTCGATGAATTTGTCGCAACGCTAGAGCGGCTTGCCGGCAGCATTTGCAACGTGATGAGGGGTGTCCGCGATGAGTGA